One window of Oscillospiraceae bacterium genomic DNA carries:
- a CDS encoding ParA family protein, which produces MQKRLLIVIGHYGTGKTNLSLNLALFNAPCSLADLDIVNPYFRSSSHGELLRQGGVRLIAQVYNGSNVDQPFISPALNAVWDGDEDERAIFDVGGDDVGAYALGQFSEKIKAAGYEMYYVVNYYRNLTRTPAEAVGILREIEAACHLKATAIVNNSHLCHQTDAGTVKKSMPFARETARIAGLPLLFTAVPEEFDEYQNQEIENPFPVKIFVKKPWE; this is translated from the coding sequence ATGCAAAAAAGGCTCCTGATTGTCATCGGCCACTACGGCACCGGCAAGACGAACCTCTCGCTCAACCTCGCGCTTTTTAATGCGCCTTGTTCATTGGCTGACCTTGACATCGTCAATCCCTATTTCCGCTCGAGCAGTCACGGCGAACTGCTCAGACAGGGCGGCGTGAGGCTGATTGCGCAGGTCTATAACGGTTCCAACGTCGATCAGCCCTTTATTTCGCCCGCTTTGAACGCGGTTTGGGATGGGGACGAGGATGAAAGAGCGATTTTTGACGTCGGCGGCGACGATGTCGGGGCATATGCGCTCGGGCAGTTTTCCGAAAAAATTAAAGCTGCCGGATATGAGATGTACTATGTGGTCAATTATTATCGCAATCTGACCCGAACACCCGCCGAAGCTGTCGGAATTCTGCGCGAGATCGAAGCCGCTTGCCACTTGAAGGCCACGGCGATTGTCAACAACTCGCACCTATGCCATCAAACCGATGCCGGGACCGTTAAAAAGAGCATGCCGTTCGCCCGCGAAACCGCCCGGATCGCCGGACTGCCGTTGTTATTCACAGCCGTCCCCGAGGAGTTTGATGAATATCAAAATCAAGAGATTGAAAATCCGTTCCCGGTAAAAATTTTCGTGAAGAAACCCTGGGAATGA
- a CDS encoding 4Fe-4S binding protein: MAKVTVNEDRCKGCELCIAACPKGIMKLDKAKLNAKGYHPAHCSDQALCIGCAFCALTCPDCAITVEK; encoded by the coding sequence ATGGCTAAAGTCACTGTCAACGAAGATCGCTGCAAGGGCTGCGAACTCTGCATCGCGGCCTGCCCGAAAGGGATTATGAAACTGGATAAAGCCAAGTTAAACGCCAAGGGATATCATCCCGCGCACTGCAGCGATCAAGCACTCTGCATCGGCTGCGCTTTTTGTGCGCTGACATGCCCCGACTGCGCGATTACGGTGGAGAAGTAA
- a CDS encoding 3-methyl-2-oxobutanoate dehydrogenase subunit VorB codes for MSEKVLMKGNEALAEAAISAGCRHFFGYPITPQTEVAAYMSKRMPKVGGTYLQAESEIAAINMVYGASSAGARVMTSSSSPGISLKGEGISYLAGADLPALIINVQRGGPGLGGIQPSQADYWQATRATGHGDFHILVFAPSTVQESVDLVAKAFELGDKYRMPAMILSDGMLGQMMEPVVLPEKQITPPVKEWATSGTQGKRKHNVINSLYIQPDELEKLVRERFEKYAGIEKNEAMAECYLTADADLVIVAYGASSRVSRSAVNVLRAKGLKVGLVRPITLWPFPKTAIRACIPTAKKFLTVEMSMGQMIDDVRLAVNGERPVEFYGRTGGIIPTPAEIAVAAEKLL; via the coding sequence ATGTCTGAAAAAGTGCTTATGAAGGGGAACGAGGCGCTGGCAGAAGCCGCGATTTCCGCGGGCTGCCGCCATTTCTTCGGCTACCCCATCACCCCGCAAACCGAGGTAGCGGCGTATATGTCCAAGCGCATGCCCAAGGTCGGCGGAACCTATCTGCAGGCCGAAAGCGAGATTGCCGCGATCAACATGGTCTACGGCGCTTCGTCCGCCGGAGCGCGCGTGATGACCTCGTCATCCTCGCCCGGAATCAGCTTGAAAGGCGAGGGAATTTCCTATTTGGCAGGTGCCGACCTGCCCGCGCTGATCATCAACGTGCAGCGCGGCGGCCCGGGTCTCGGCGGCATTCAGCCCTCCCAGGCCGACTATTGGCAGGCGACCCGCGCAACGGGTCATGGTGATTTTCACATCCTCGTCTTCGCGCCGTCCACGGTGCAGGAGTCGGTTGATCTGGTCGCCAAGGCGTTTGAACTGGGTGACAAATACCGCATGCCCGCGATGATTTTGTCCGATGGTATGCTCGGTCAGATGATGGAGCCGGTCGTGCTGCCCGAAAAGCAGATCACCCCACCGGTAAAAGAGTGGGCGACCAGCGGCACGCAGGGCAAGCGCAAGCATAATGTGATTAATTCGCTTTACATCCAGCCCGACGAGCTTGAAAAGCTCGTACGGGAGCGGTTTGAAAAATATGCCGGGATCGAGAAAAATGAGGCAATGGCCGAGTGTTATCTGACCGCTGACGCCGATCTGGTGATCGTGGCTTACGGCGCGTCTTCACGCGTCAGCCGCAGCGCCGTCAACGTCCTGCGCGCAAAAGGGCTGAAAGTCGGTTTAGTGCGCCCGATCACGCTCTGGCCGTTCCCGAAAACGGCGATCCGCGCCTGCATCCCGACTGCGAAAAAGTTTCTCACGGTGGAGATGAGCATGGGACAGATGATCGACGATGTGCGTTTAGCCGTCAACGGCGAGCGCCCGGTCGAGTTTTACGGCAGAACCGGCGGCATCATTCCGACCCCGGCAGAGATTGCCGTCGCCGCAGAGAAGCTGCTGTAA
- a CDS encoding thiamine pyrophosphate-dependent enzyme gives MVVFERPKALCDVPLHYCPGCSHGIVHRLVAETLDELGVTGRTVGVAPVGCSVFAYNYFECDMVEAAHGRAPAVATGLRRALPDNVIFTYQGDGDLAAIGTAETIHAATRGEHITVIFINNAIYGMTGGQMAPTSLPGQITQTTPYGRDVKVAGNPIRVCEMLATLDGVALAQRVAVDCTKNILAAKKAIKKAFEYQIEGLGYSIVEVVSACPTNWGLSPIKSLEWLRENMLPYYPLGVYKDIKA, from the coding sequence ATGGTTGTTTTTGAGAGACCGAAAGCACTTTGCGATGTGCCGCTGCATTATTGCCCCGGCTGTTCACACGGGATTGTGCATCGGCTGGTGGCTGAAACGCTCGACGAGTTGGGCGTGACGGGCCGCACGGTCGGCGTCGCACCGGTCGGCTGTTCGGTGTTTGCGTATAATTACTTTGAATGCGATATGGTCGAAGCCGCGCACGGGCGCGCGCCCGCGGTGGCAACCGGTTTACGTCGCGCACTGCCTGATAACGTGATTTTTACCTATCAGGGCGATGGCGACCTTGCCGCAATCGGCACTGCCGAGACGATCCATGCAGCGACGCGGGGTGAGCACATCACCGTAATTTTTATCAATAACGCGATTTACGGCATGACCGGCGGCCAGATGGCGCCGACCTCCCTGCCCGGTCAGATCACGCAGACGACGCCTTACGGGCGCGACGTCAAGGTTGCAGGCAATCCGATCCGGGTCTGCGAAATGTTAGCAACGCTGGACGGCGTGGCATTGGCGCAGCGGGTCGCGGTGGACTGCACCAAGAACATTCTTGCGGCGAAAAAGGCGATCAAGAAGGCGTTTGAATATCAGATCGAGGGGCTGGGGTATTCGATTGTCGAAGTCGTCTCGGCCTGCCCGACGAACTGGGGGCTGTCGCCGATCAAGTCGCTGGAGTGGCTGCGCGAAAACATGCTGCCGTATTATCCGCTCGGTGTTTATAAGGATATAAAAGCTTAG
- a CDS encoding 2-oxoacid:acceptor oxidoreductase family protein, which yields MTHNILIAGFGGQGVLFAGKVLAYGGLCDGKEITWLPSYGPEMRGGTCNCSVCVSDEPIGSPLVTSPDILIAMNRPSLEKFIDAVVPGGTVIIDSSIIDLKAERKDITVCELPATELAEKNGLKGLGNMVLVGKLNQVCKVISAEGMDKGIVKSVPAKKPEMLDFNRKAVALGAE from the coding sequence ATGACCCATAATATACTCATCGCCGGATTCGGCGGACAGGGCGTGCTGTTTGCCGGAAAAGTGCTGGCTTACGGCGGACTTTGCGACGGCAAAGAAATTACCTGGCTGCCGTCCTACGGCCCCGAGATGCGCGGCGGCACCTGCAACTGCAGCGTCTGCGTATCCGACGAGCCGATCGGCTCACCGTTGGTGACGAGCCCCGATATTCTCATCGCTATGAACCGCCCGTCGCTTGAAAAGTTCATCGATGCGGTCGTTCCGGGCGGAACGGTGATCATCGACAGCTCGATCATCGATTTGAAAGCGGAGCGCAAAGACATCACCGTCTGCGAGCTGCCCGCGACCGAACTGGCCGAGAAAAACGGCTTAAAAGGCCTCGGCAACATGGTGCTGGTCGGAAAGCTGAATCAGGTTTGCAAGGTCATCAGCGCCGAGGGCATGGACAAGGGCATTGTCAAATCCGTGCCTGCCAAGAAGCCCGAAATGCTCGATTTTAATCGCAAAGCGGTCGCGCTGGGCGCGGAATAA
- a CDS encoding cupin domain-containing protein, which yields MEQTKEIAERITGLRDACGYTQAEFAKMIGIDPAIYAGYEKNGDDIPISVLYKIAGICGVDFTEILTGTAAKLTTYHIVKKGKGKPVDRYTGYSYEDLAFRYAHKVMQPLLVTLDPSDEPAELVSHGGQEFNYMISGTVVVSFDGQEFTLTEGDSIYFNPAYPHGQRCGGDKPAMFLTVITN from the coding sequence GTGGAACAGACCAAGGAGATTGCCGAACGAATCACGGGACTGCGTGACGCCTGCGGCTACACACAGGCCGAATTCGCAAAGATGATCGGCATTGACCCGGCGATTTATGCCGGGTACGAAAAGAACGGCGACGACATCCCGATCAGCGTGCTTTATAAGATCGCGGGGATCTGCGGCGTCGACTTCACCGAGATTTTGACGGGCACGGCGGCTAAATTGACGACCTATCACATCGTGAAAAAGGGGAAGGGCAAGCCGGTCGACCGCTACACCGGGTACAGTTATGAGGATTTGGCGTTCCGGTATGCTCATAAGGTTATGCAGCCGCTGCTCGTGACGCTTGATCCTTCCGACGAACCCGCGGAGTTGGTCAGTCACGGCGGGCAGGAGTTCAACTATATGATCAGCGGCACGGTCGTTGTCTCTTTCGATGGGCAGGAATTCACGCTCACCGAGGGGGACAGCATTTATTTCAACCCGGCGTACCCGCACGGGCAGCGCTGCGGAGGCGATAAACCCGCCATGTTTTTGACCGTGATTACGAACTAG
- a CDS encoding AMP-binding protein — protein MLEKYLPRIDFSSYEDFVRHYKVHIPADFNFAYDIVDGWAKEQPEKNALCWCDDHGGERTFTFSDIAALSARTANYLRSLGIGKGDVVLLILRRRWEYWVAANAVHKLGAVLIPGSLQLTQKDIVYRANAAEIKAVIAVDDPFVIEQIELAQPKTPSLTVKILVGEDRDGWGNFRKIDEFPDRIERVKNDVKDTFLIYFTSGTTGMPKMVRHDFSYPIGHIVTAKYWQCVRENKLHMSVSDSGWAKFGWGKIYGQWICGAVIFAYDMDKFLPKNLLQKIQDYKLTTFCAPPTMYRFMLTEDVASYDLSSVERWSLAGEPLNPEIFRKWEQLTGKKMAEGFGQSESSVMLANFPWFDPIPGSMGKPSPLYDIALLDAEGNPCEDGDEGEIVVKNARTDPPVGLFTGYYRDEENTAKSFKDGVYNLKDVAWRDSRGYYWFVGRHDDVIKCSGYRIGPFEVESALLEHKAVLECAVTAAPDPIRGQVVKATVVLKAGFTGSPELIHELQEHVKKVTAPYKYPRIVEFVAELPKTLGGKIKRAEIRKNDQEGK, from the coding sequence ATGCTTGAAAAATATCTGCCGCGCATCGACTTTTCCTCCTATGAAGATTTCGTTCGCCATTACAAAGTACATATTCCGGCGGATTTCAACTTCGCCTATGACATCGTCGACGGCTGGGCGAAAGAACAGCCGGAAAAAAACGCGTTATGCTGGTGCGATGATCACGGCGGAGAGCGTACATTTACTTTTTCCGACATCGCAGCGCTGTCCGCCAGAACCGCCAACTACCTGCGCTCGCTCGGCATCGGCAAGGGTGATGTGGTATTGCTGATTCTGCGTCGCCGCTGGGAATATTGGGTCGCCGCCAACGCCGTCCACAAGCTCGGCGCGGTGTTGATCCCCGGCTCACTGCAGTTGACTCAAAAGGATATCGTCTACCGCGCCAACGCCGCAGAGATCAAGGCCGTTATCGCCGTCGATGACCCGTTCGTCATAGAGCAAATTGAACTGGCGCAGCCCAAAACCCCATCGTTGACCGTGAAGATTTTAGTCGGCGAAGATCGGGACGGATGGGGCAATTTTAGAAAGATTGATGAATTTCCGGACCGGATTGAGCGTGTGAAAAACGATGTGAAAGATACGTTTTTAATCTATTTCACCTCCGGCACAACCGGTATGCCCAAGATGGTGCGTCATGATTTTTCCTATCCGATCGGTCACATCGTCACGGCGAAATACTGGCAGTGCGTCCGGGAAAATAAACTCCATATGAGCGTCTCGGACAGCGGCTGGGCTAAATTCGGGTGGGGCAAGATATACGGGCAGTGGATTTGCGGCGCGGTCATTTTCGCCTATGATATGGACAAGTTCTTGCCGAAGAATTTACTGCAAAAGATACAGGATTACAAATTGACCACTTTTTGCGCGCCGCCGACGATGTACCGTTTTATGCTGACCGAAGATGTCGCTTCTTACGATTTATCCTCCGTTGAGCGGTGGAGTTTAGCCGGAGAACCGTTAAATCCCGAGATTTTCCGCAAGTGGGAACAATTGACCGGGAAGAAGATGGCCGAGGGCTTCGGTCAGAGCGAGAGCAGCGTGATGTTAGCCAACTTCCCGTGGTTTGACCCGATTCCCGGCTCGATGGGCAAACCGTCACCGCTGTATGACATCGCATTGCTCGACGCGGAAGGCAACCCCTGCGAGGACGGCGACGAGGGTGAGATCGTCGTAAAAAACGCGCGCACCGATCCGCCCGTGGGCTTATTCACGGGATATTACCGTGATGAAGAAAATACGGCGAAATCCTTCAAGGACGGCGTTTATAACCTCAAAGACGTGGCCTGGCGCGACAGCCGGGGTTATTATTGGTTTGTCGGGCGGCATGACGATGTAATCAAGTGTTCGGGCTACCGCATCGGGCCCTTCGAAGTCGAGAGCGCGCTGCTCGAACACAAGGCGGTGCTCGAATGCGCCGTGACCGCCGCACCCGATCCGATCCGCGGGCAAGTGGTCAAGGCGACGGTGGTATTGAAAGCGGGCTTCACGGGCAGTCCGGAGCTGATACACGAGCTGCAGGAACATGTGAAAAAAGTCACCGCGCCGTATAAATATCCGCGTATTGTGGAATTCGTTGCCGAATTGCCGAAGACGCTCGGCGGTAAGATCAAACGGGCGGAGATAAGGAAGAATGACCAAGAAGGGAAATAA
- a CDS encoding M28 family metallopeptidase: MAINRQSFVAPRSFDCAYLRVRSAQDDIFYIILYYGGKPIMNINGNRMYKNLKELDFIRLSATEGEIRGREILAAKVRELGLEPTIELFKAPKYTIKNCKFEVTSPKHTVYEATGYGFSGNGAKDGLEAAFKYAENGEDIDLFDAKGKIVLLSNGAGYETYERLVKAGVVGFIGASGSYRDRRTDSDLDLRMLRENHIKHGQIPGVCIRTEDAIKLINSKPEKVKITLEQDEGEGDSANVITEIKGTKYPDEVITYTAHYDSVVFSHGMYDNAAGSVILLEMAAYFIKNPPLRTLRFIWCGSEERGLLGSKDYIKTHESELDKIRLSINVDLAGPVIGRDTAIVLAEEKVCHVIEFMYKELGRPMSTRWDTYSSDCIPFADKGIPAVNFVRFGAGTASDCHNRHDTLKPLSADSLRNTAEFVAMFSERVANAAMFPIARTIPDEMVKKIDKYLLKDKK; this comes from the coding sequence ATGGCAATAAATCGCCAGAGCTTTGTGGCACCGAGATCCTTCGACTGCGCGTACCTGCGGGTGCGCTCCGCTCAGGATGACATATTCTACATTATTTTATATTACGGAGGAAAACCAATCATGAACATCAACGGCAACCGCATGTACAAAAATCTCAAGGAACTCGATTTTATTCGTCTTTCCGCCACCGAGGGCGAAATCCGCGGACGCGAGATCCTCGCGGCCAAGGTGCGCGAACTCGGTCTCGAACCGACCATCGAGCTCTTTAAGGCCCCGAAGTACACCATCAAGAATTGTAAGTTCGAAGTCACATCCCCCAAACATACCGTTTATGAGGCGACCGGCTACGGATTTTCGGGCAACGGCGCCAAGGACGGCCTCGAAGCCGCATTCAAGTACGCCGAAAACGGTGAGGATATCGACCTTTTCGATGCCAAAGGCAAGATCGTGCTGCTCTCAAACGGAGCGGGTTATGAGACTTACGAGCGTCTGGTCAAAGCCGGCGTCGTCGGCTTTATCGGGGCATCGGGCAGCTACCGCGACCGCCGCACCGATTCCGATCTCGATCTGCGCATGCTGCGCGAAAACCACATCAAGCACGGACAGATCCCCGGCGTCTGCATCCGCACGGAAGACGCAATCAAACTGATCAACTCCAAGCCCGAAAAGGTCAAGATCACGCTCGAACAGGACGAGGGTGAGGGTGACAGCGCGAACGTCATCACCGAGATCAAAGGCACCAAATATCCGGACGAAGTGATCACTTACACCGCGCATTACGACTCGGTCGTCTTCAGCCACGGAATGTACGACAATGCCGCGGGCAGCGTGATTCTGCTCGAGATGGCCGCGTATTTTATTAAAAATCCGCCGCTGCGCACCCTGCGCTTTATCTGGTGCGGTTCCGAGGAGCGCGGTCTGCTCGGCAGCAAGGACTACATCAAGACCCATGAGAGCGAGCTCGACAAGATCCGTCTGTCGATCAACGTCGATTTGGCGGGCCCGGTCATCGGCCGCGACACCGCCATCGTACTGGCGGAGGAAAAGGTCTGCCATGTGATCGAATTTATGTATAAAGAACTCGGCCGTCCGATGAGCACCCGCTGGGACACCTATTCCAGCGACTGCATTCCGTTCGCGGACAAGGGCATTCCGGCGGTCAACTTTGTGCGGTTCGGCGCGGGGACTGCGAGCGATTGCCACAACCGGCACGACACGCTGAAACCGCTCTCGGCCGACTCGCTTCGCAATACTGCGGAATTCGTCGCGATGTTCTCCGAGCGGGTGGCAAACGCCGCAATGTTCCCGATCGCACGCACCATCCCCGACGAGATGGTCAAGAAGATCGATAAGTATCTGCTGAAAGATAAGAAGTAA
- a CDS encoding uroporphyrinogen decarboxylase family protein gives MFRDIDLLAARARKFYADQSPAASIQIRGISELSPEKMPPLNSFSFPADLEKYLELRAKNLEKYWERRSHLDDDIFPSIAPWYGIAEHTSFLGGVVDYTPDTSYNHTICPTWEDVDQLKLDPENPRLKMITDGIRYYRENWGDKFVPKLRGADGPSDIVNIVRGNEIFYDVYDEPEKVKALVDFCAGAARFYLEAQKTAAGKVAGGYVTGFDIWLAGNSIGQLSEDASCMMSPDIFEELFLDGLKKTCAGYDSAMLHMHSLGKVMLPIFASVPQIKVIEISNDPNADRCFDVWRQYEKELAGKVVIMTPTAEELRANADIIKRNKCLIWYYAKTLAEAEDAVKFVRSL, from the coding sequence ATGTTCCGTGACATCGATCTGCTGGCCGCGCGCGCCAGAAAATTTTATGCCGATCAAAGTCCCGCCGCGTCCATTCAAATTCGCGGCATCTCCGAACTGTCTCCCGAAAAAATGCCGCCGCTCAACTCTTTCTCGTTCCCGGCGGATCTTGAAAAATACCTCGAACTGCGCGCGAAAAACCTCGAGAAGTATTGGGAGCGCCGTTCGCATCTCGACGACGACATCTTCCCGTCCATCGCGCCCTGGTACGGCATTGCCGAGCACACTTCCTTTTTGGGCGGCGTGGTCGATTATACCCCCGACACCAGCTACAATCACACCATCTGCCCCACCTGGGAGGACGTCGATCAACTGAAACTCGATCCCGAGAATCCGCGCCTGAAGATGATCACCGACGGCATCCGGTATTACCGTGAGAACTGGGGCGATAAGTTCGTGCCCAAGCTGCGCGGCGCTGACGGGCCGTCCGACATCGTCAACATCGTGCGCGGCAATGAGATATTCTACGACGTCTACGATGAACCCGAAAAAGTCAAGGCACTGGTCGATTTTTGCGCCGGCGCCGCCCGGTTTTATCTCGAGGCGCAAAAGACGGCAGCGGGCAAAGTCGCGGGCGGGTATGTGACCGGCTTCGATATCTGGCTTGCCGGCAACAGCATCGGCCAGCTCTCCGAGGACGCCTCCTGCATGATGTCACCCGATATCTTCGAAGAGCTTTTCCTGGACGGCTTGAAAAAGACCTGCGCGGGTTACGATTCGGCTATGCTTCACATGCATTCTCTCGGCAAGGTCATGCTGCCCATCTTTGCTTCGGTGCCGCAGATCAAAGTGATCGAAATATCCAACGACCCCAACGCCGACCGCTGCTTCGACGTTTGGCGGCAATACGAAAAGGAGCTTGCCGGCAAAGTGGTCATCATGACCCCGACCGCCGAGGAGCTGCGCGCAAACGCCGACATCATCAAGCGCAACAAGTGCCTGATTTGGTATTATGCCAAGACCTTAGCCGAGGCCGAGGACGCGGTCAAGTTTGTGAGAAGCTTGTAA